In one window of Physeter macrocephalus isolate SW-GA unplaced genomic scaffold, ASM283717v5 random_291, whole genome shotgun sequence DNA:
- the OBSL1 gene encoding obscurin-like protein 1 isoform X11 produces MKAGSGDQGSPPCFLRFPRPVRVVSGAEAELKCVVLGEPPPIVVWEKGGQQLAASERLSFPADGAEHGLLLSGALPTDAGVYVCRARNAAGEAYAAAAVTVLEPPAPEREPQPAERPRLPPGAGEDAPVFLTGPRSQWVLRGAEVVLECQVGGLPAPTLYWEKDGMALDEVWDSSHFSLEPGRAEGRPGASLALRILAARLPDSGVYVCHARNAHGHARAGALLQVQQPPESPPEDPDEAPNPVVEPLKCAPKTFWVNEGKHAKFRCYVMGKPEPEIEWHWEGHALLPDRRRLMYRDRDGGFVLKVLYCQAKDRGLYVCAARNSAGQTLSAVQLHVKEPRLRFTRPLQDVEGREHGIVVLECKVPNSRIPTAWFREDQRLLPCRKYEQIEEGTVRRLIIHRLKADDDGVYLCEMRGRVRTVANVTVKGPILKRLPRKLDVFEGENAVLLVETREAGVEGRWSRDGEDLPATCQSSSGHMHALVLPGVTREDAGEVTFSLGNSRTTTLLRVKCVKHNPPGPPVLAEMFKGHKNTVLLTWKPPEPAPETPFIYRLERQEVGSEDWIQCFSIEKAGAVEVPGDCVPSEGDYRFRVCTVSEHGRSSHVVFHGSAHLVPTARLVTGLDDVQVYDGEDAIFSLDLSTIIQGTWFLNGEELKSNEPEGQVEPGALRYRLEQKGLQHRLILQAVKHQDSGALVGFSCPGVQDSAALTIQESPVHILSPQDKVSLTFTTSERVVLTCELSRVDFPASWYKDGQKVAESESLVVKMDGRKHRLIMPEAQVQDSGEFECRTEGVSAFFSVSVQDPPVHILDPREHVFVHAITSECVMLTCEVDREDAPVHWYKDGQEVEESDFVVLENEGPHHRLVLPAAQPPDGGEFQCVAGDERAYFTVTITDVSSWIVYPSGKVYVAAVRLERVVLTCELCRPWAEVRWTKDGEEVVESPALLLQKEDTVRRLVLPAVQLEDSGEYLCEIDDESASFTVTVTESYQSQDSSNNNPELCVLLKKPKTRRLWSRLPPWRRTAGAE; encoded by the exons ATGAAGGCGGGCTCGGGGGACCAGGGGAGCCCCCCGTGCTTCCTGCGCTTCCCGCGGCCCGTGCGGGTGGTAAGTGGCGCCGAGGCCGAGCTCAAGTGCGTGGTGCTGGGGGAGCCGCCGCCCATTGTCGTGTGGGAGAAGGGCGGGCAGCAGCTGGCGGCCTCGGAGCGCCTGAGCTTCCCGGCGGACGGCGCCGAGCACGGCCTGCTGCTGAGCGGCGCGCTGCCCACCGACGCGGGGGTCTACGTGTGCCGCGCCCGCAATGCGGCCGGAGAGGCCTACGCGGCGGCCGCCGTCACCGTGCTGGAGCCGCCGGCCCCCGAGCGCGAGCCCCAGCCTGCCGAACGCCCGCGGCTGCCGCCCGGGGCCGGGGAGGACGCCCCGGTGTTCCTGACGGGGCCCCGGTCCCAGTGGGTGCTGCGGGGGGCGGAGGTGGTGCTGGAGTGCCAGGTGGGGGGCCTCCCCGCGCCGACGCTGTACTGGGAGAAGGACGGGATGGCGCTGGACGAAGTGTGGGACAGTAGCCACTTCTCCCTCGAACCTGGCCGCGCCGAGGGCCGCCCGGGCGCGAGCCTGGCGCTGCGCATCCTGGCGGCGCGGCTGCCCGACTCCGGCGTCTACGTGTGCCACGCCCGCAACGCGCACGGCCACGCGCGGGCCGGCGCGCTGCTGCAGGTGCAGCAGCCCCCCGAGAGCCCGCCCGAGGACCCGGACGAGGCCCCCAATCCCGTGGTGGAGCCGCTCAAGTGCGCGCCCAAGACCTTCTGGGTGAACGAGGGCAAGCACGCCAAGTTCCGCTGCTACGTGATGGGCAAGCCCGAGCCCGAGATCGAATGGCACTGGGAGGGCCACGCGCTGCTCCCTGACCGCCGCCGCCTCATGTACCGCGACCGCGACGGCGGCTTCGTGCTCAAGGTGCTCTACTGCCAGGCCAAGGATCGCGGGCTCTACGTGTGTGCCGCGCGCAACTCGGCGGGCCAGACGCTCAGTGCCGTGCAGCTACATGTCAAAG AGCCTCGCCTCCGCTTCACGAGGCCCCTGCAGGACGTGGAGGGCCGGGAGCATGGGATTGTGGTGCTGGAGTGTAAAGTCCCCAACTCCCGCATTCCCACGGCCTGGTTCCGCGAGGACCAGCGGCTGCTGCCCTGCCGCAAGTACGAGCAGATCGAGGAGGGCACGGTCCGGCGCCTCATCATCCACAGGCTGAAGGCAGATGACGACGGAGTTTACCTGTGCGAGATGCGCGGCCGGGTGCGCACCGTGGCCAACGTGACAGTCAAAG GGCCCATCCTGAAGCGGCTGCCCCGGAAGCTCGATGTTTTTGAGGGAGAGAACGCAGTGCTGCTGGTGGAGACCCGCGAGGCTGGGGTGGAAGGGCGCTGGAGTCGAGATGGGGAGGACCTGCCGGCCACCTGCCAGAGCAGCTCCGGCCACATGCATGCCCTGGTCCTTCCAGGGGTCACCCGAGAAGATGCTGGCGAAGTCACCTTCAGCCTGGGCAACTCCCGTACCACCACTCTGCTCAGAGTCAAAT GCGTCAAGCACAATCCCCCGGGACCCCCAGTGTTGGCAGAAATGTTCAAGGGCCACAAGAATACGGTCCTGCTGACCTGGAAGCCTCCCGAGCCAGCTCCTGAGACCCCCTTCATCTACCGGCTGGAACGGCAGGAGGTGGGCTCAGAAGACTGGATCCAGTGCTTCAGCATTGAGAAAGCTGGGGCCGTGGAGGTGCCGGGAGACTGTGTGCCCTCCGAGGGCGACTACCGCTTCCGCGTCTGCACCGTCAGCGAACACGGCCGCAGCTCCCATGTCGTGTTCCATGGATCTGCTCACCTCG TGCCCACAGCTCGCCTGGTGACCGGTCTGGACGACGTGCAGGTATATGACGGGGAAGATGCCATCTTCTCCCTCGATCTCTCCACCATCATCCAGGGCACCTGGTTCCTTAATGGGGAAGAGCTCAAGAGTAATGAGCCAGAGGGCCAGGTGGAGCCTGGGGCCCTGCGGTACCGGCTGGAGCAGAAGGGCCTGCAGCACAGACTCATCCTGCAAGCTGTCAAGCACCAGGACAGCGGGGCCCTGGTTGGCTTCAGCTGCCCAGGTGTGCAGGACTCAGCTGCCCTCACCATCCAAG AGAGCCCGGTGCACATCCTGAGCCCCCAGGACAAGGTGTCGTTGACCTTCACAACCTCGGAGCGGGTGGTACTGACCTGTGAGCTCTCCCGGGTGGACTTCCCAGCGAGCTGGTACAAGGACGGGCAGAAGGTGGCGGAGAGCGAGTCGCTGGTGGTGAAGATGGATGGGCGCAAACACCGCCTGATCATGCCTGAGGCCCAGGTCCAGGACAGTGGCGAGTTTGAGTGCAGAACGGAAGGGGTCTCAGCCTTCTTCAGCGTCTCCGTCCAAG ACCCCCCCGTGCATATCCTGGATCCCCGGGAGCACGTGTTTGTGCACGCCATAACCTCCGAGTGCGTCATGCTGACCTGTGAGGTGGACCGGGAGGACGCCCCTGTGCACTGGTACAAGGACGGGCAGGAGGTGGAAGAGAGTGACTTCGTGGTGCTGGAGAACGAGGGGCCCCATCACCGCCTGGTGCTGCCCGCCGCCCAGCCTCCCGATGGGGGCGAGTTCCAGTGCGTCGCTGGGGACGAGCGCGCCTACTTCACCGTGACCATCACAG ATGTCTCCTCGTGGATCGTGTACCCCAGCGGCAAGGTGTACGTGGCAGCCGTGCGCCTGGAGCGTGTGGTGCTGACCTGCGAGCTATGCCGGCCCTGGGCCGAGGTGCGCTGGACCAAGGATGGCGAAGAGGTGGTGGAGAGTCCCGCGCTGCTCCTGCAGAAGGAGGACACCGTCCGCCGCCTGGTGCTGCCCGCCGTCCAGCTGGAGGACTCGGGCGAGTACTTGTGTGAAATCGATGACGAGTCTGCCTCTTTCACCGTCACTGTCACAG AGTCTTACCAAAGTCAGGACAGTTCAAATAACAACCCGGAGTTATGCGTCCTCTTGAAAAAGCCGAAGACCCGGCGCCTCTGGTCCCGCCTCCCCCCTTGGCGACGAACAGCTGGTGCTGAGTAG
- the INHA gene encoding inhibin alpha chain: MWPQLLLLLLAPRGGHGCHGPELDRELVLAKVRALFLDALGAPAVTGEGGNPGVRRLPRRHAVRGFKRRGSEPEEEDVSQAILFPATGASLGDEPAAGELAQEAKEDLFTYVFRPSQHTRSRQVTSAQLWFHTGLDRQETAVANSSGPLLGLLALSSRGPTAVPMSLGQAPPRWAVLHLAASAFPLLTHPVLVLLLHCPLCSCSARPEATPFLVAHTRARPPSGGERARRSTPPLPWPWSPAALRLLQRRPEEPAAHADCHRAALNISFQELGWERWIVHPPSFIFHYCHGGCGPSTPPDLSLPVPGAPPTPVQPLPLVPGAQPCCAALPGTMRPLHVRTTSDGGYSFKYETVPNLLTQHCACI; the protein is encoded by the exons ATGTGGCCTCAGCTGCTCCTCTTGCTGCTGGCCCCACGGGGTGGGCATGGGTGCCATGGGCCGGAGCTGGACCGGGAACTTGTCCTGGCCAAGGTGAGGGCCCTGTTCCTGGATGCCTTGGGAGCCCCCGCAGTGACTGGGGAAGGTGGGAATCCTGGAGTCAGGCGTCTGCCCCGAAGACATGCTGTGAGGGGCTTCAAGCGCAGGGGCTCTGAGCCCGAGGAAGAGGATGTCTCCCAGGCCATCCTTTTCCCGGCTACAG GTGCCAGCCTCGGGGACGAGCCAGCTGCCGGAGAGCTGGCCCAGGAGGCCAAGGAGGACCTCTTTACATATGTGTTCCGGCCATCCCAGCACACACGCAGCCGCCAGGTGACGTCGGCCCAGCTGTGGTTCCACACGGGACTGGACAGGCAGGAGACAGCAGTCGCCAATAGCTCTGGGCCCCTGCTAGGCCTCCTGGCACTGTCATCCCGGGGTCCCACAGCTGTGCCCATGTCACTGGGCCAGGCACCCCCTCGCTGGGCTGTGCTGCACCTGGCCGCCTCTGCCTTCCCTCTGCTGACCCATCCCGTCCTGGTGCTCCTCCTGCACTGTCCTCTCTGTTCCTGCTCAGCGCGGCCCGAGGCCACCCCCTTCCTGGTGGCCCACACTCGGGCCAGGCCGCCCAGCGGAGGGGAGAGAGCCCGCCGCTCCACGCCCCCGCTGCCCTGGCCTTGGTCTCCCGCCGCGCTGCGCCTGCTGCAGAGGCGTCCGGAGGAACCCGCCGCGCATGCCGACTGCCACAGAGCGGCCCTCAACATCTCCTTCCAGGAGCTGGGCTGGGAACGGTGGATCGTGCACCCTCCCAGTTTCATCTTCCACTATTGTCATGGGGGCTGTGGGCCGTCCACCCCACCGGACCTGTCCCTGCCAGTCCCCGGGGCACCCCCTACCCCTGTCCAGCCCCTCCCTTTGGTGCCAGGGGCCCAGCCCTGCTGCGCTGCTCTCCCAGGGACCATGAGGCCCCTACATGTCCGCACCACCTCGGATGGAGGTTACTCTTTTAAGTATGAGACGGTGCCCAACCTGCTCACGCAGCACTGTGCTTGCATCTAA